The nucleotide window TTAGTTTACAATGTGTGGTTCCCCGACATCCTTCACTTGCCCGTTATCGTCTTCGAAAACCCAGGCGTGTCTCGGACGCTACAACCGCTACCCTGAGCTATTTCAGGACGTCTGCCGGTCCAAGCTGAGCCCTCAGTCCGTAGGCCGGACGAGCCACGGCCCTTAGGCGCACGTCAGAGGACCGAAACTCGTCGGAGAACTAGGGTGGGAATTGGTTCGCCTTCGAGGTGGCAGAAGCGAAGCCCAAAGCCTCTCCCGTCCTTCGAAGACCAATCGATGGCAAGCTCGCGGTACCCATCATTGTGGCTGTAGGCCTTGTTCAGACAACCACGGGTCTGAGGCAAAAGGCTCACATCTAGATTTGCTGACTACAGACAGGACAGGCGACTTTGCGACACGGGCGCCCTTCGCCGTCTCAGATTCTGACGCAAACATCAAGGTTGTTCCCCTGCGTCTCTTGTAAGCTTCCATGCCAACCCTTCCCACCCCCTTCCCACCAGTCCATTCGGCGAGCGGCTCCGGTTGATGCGGGACGTAACCGCCCACGCTATTCGCCATCATTGAACAAGAAGCGTGGTCACAGTGATACACCGCAACGTGCTCGAGGTGATAAAAGGCTGGCCAACCAACGGCTCTCTGTTCTGAGTCCCTCCGGCCGTTCCAGAACGTAGCCCGGGACTGTCGCCCAACAAGTGAGGCCACCTTGGCTTTCAAGACGTTCCGCAACCGAGGATCGGGGGGTTGTCCCAGGTCGACTCACATAAAAAGAGCCAAGGGCGACTGCTGTTCCGACGATGGACGACAGCCCTACACTTCTGCACTTTTTGTCCATGGTATGATGCCTGGTTACAGGTACTCTGGCTTTGCCGTGTGAGACTTGACCAAACAGCGCCAAGTAAAGTCAGTGACGGGAGGCCAAGAGCCACGGAAAGATCTAACACAGATTACATCGCCAAGGCCCCACCCCCCGGCTCTTGGTGAGGTTGTCAGGGAATTGGCTGACTACATACACGGTAAACAGCACTTGATTCTGCCTTCTTTACAGTGTCGAGACATGTCTCACTGCATGGGTAGTCGTGGCTCCTGCACGGCAGTCGAGTCCAGCCTAGTCGAATGTTCGCACCAGCAGGTGGGCAGACAGTCCATCCATCGAAACCACACTCTGAAGTTTGACTCTGGACCCTCAACCAAAAACACGCCTGCACGGAAGTGGCATACAGACCGTTGTTCAAGCTGGTAGATCCAAAGAAGCCTGGTCCGTCGTGAAAgccgcccagcccgccgagGCAAAAGTTCCCTGTGACTACCAGTAGGTATCTACCATGCCTCCATTCGTCACCCGGACCCCACAAACTCTCAACAGTCAGATCGATGTGTGCAGGGACGACGAGTTCATGCACTCGTCTTGCGCCAGGCCCTTGGAGCTCAAATCAAGACGTCACACTCGTCGACTGTCCCTCGTCATGCTTTATAAGTGCATGAGCAACCGGTCGACTCAAGCCTTCGCTGCTTCTGTCCCTGCTTCCCCTTCTGTTTTGCTGTTCCTTCGTCATAACACAAtgcgcccccccccccccccctccccccccaaactGGCAGAGCCGTAAGTACGGCAAGCGGTCAAGCTTTCCATGAAATCGGCCCACCGACCTCAGTTTTGTTTCACTTGATCTCAGGCACCGGACGCCGTCGATCCCTAATGCTTCAGAACCAGCACTTCAGACGGGAGCCCGACTGACCCTGTCAGCGAGCATCATGGCCCCGTGAGAGCCCTGTTGTTGAGCTTGAGCGCGCAGAGTGTCGGCATTGCATCGTACATGACTGAGGACGATGGGCAGGCAGGGTTGTACGTTACGCGTCTGCTTCGGGGTTCCTGATTGACTTGCTGGCAATGGCCAGAGAACCCCTCCATCGTCTGCCATCGCGCGTCTGACAGGTGCCTTCAGTATTAGCATTTGGGATTTGGACTTGTACCCATCATCGCGTTGAACTTTTGGGGATGCCATCGGAAGACTGTCAATTCCGGAATTGGCCAAGGTCCGAGTGGTCTCGGACTTAAGCAAGCTGTCAGTATCGATCTGACAGCCTAGAATACCCGGTGAGATGGCACGGGGAAGGAACGCGTTATCTACATGCCTGGCACTTTGCTTTCGAGCGTTGTGCAAGGGTTCAACTGAGAAAGGATGAATAGCACTGTGGCTCCGTAGGTTGCAAACGAGAATCAAGACCGCTTCTTGGCACTGGCTGCCAAACATGGTAACAAGGCTCGTGTTGGGTAGAGACCAGGAGGACAGCTCCAGAGATTGCAAGCAGTATTCCTCTCTGAATGTTTTTgtgtttttattttttattttacAAAAAGGCCTCCAGATCCTGCCTAACAGCATTGAAAGAATCCGAGAACCCTCGGAGACCATGTGGCTCGCACGAATTCCGCGCCGAATCACGGGTCGTAGTCCAACACAAGGGCCGACCGAGGTAGGCTGGGGCGCATGCAACCGGCACCGATTGAAAATCGGGCGGGGGCCGGGGATAAGTGGAAGGGACTCTTCGGGGTTTTCTACAGTTCGCCCGACGGCCAAATTTCCCCCATGGACGGTGCGgtggtgtgggtgtgtgtgtggcttTTGCTGTCATCGTCATTGATCAGTGGCGCCTATCAACTCATCCAGCGTGCGCGAGCCTAATTGAATGACCTAAGGCTTGCAaccttttttcccctctgCTTCTGATTAACTTTCTCTCCCTACAAATCGAATCCCAAGGTGATGGTTCGCTTTCCACCTTATTTCCCTTCCATACGCAGCCATAGCCAGCTATGTTACGTCACAGCATAGCTGGTCTCTCCGCGAGAGCACCCGCACAGAAATGCTTtctctccgcctccgccgctgCCGTAGCAGGACGTCAATCCCTCCGTAATTCGAAGACGATACCGACGATAACGACGataacgacgacgacgacatcgcgACTCCTCTCGTATACACGGACGGCGCGCATACGTACCAGCAGCCACCGTCAGGCCCTCGTTCCCCCATCGCCCGCCTCCCTCGGCGCACCGCGCAAGGCGCGCACATACCCCCGCGGGAGCAAATGGCTGCGCcggctcctcgtcctctccgccgtcggcggctcCATCTACCTCTTCGACCGTCAAGTCTACGCCTCCGGGCTCGGCCGTACCCTCCGCACCTTCAGCATGGGCCTCGTGGTCGCCCTCGACTACAAGGTCAACTTCCGCCCGGAACCACTGACCGGCGGCTCCGTCCAGGACCTGCACCACCGTAACGCCGAGCGCTTGTTCGAGCTGCTGCGACACAACGGCGGGCTGTATCTCAAGATCGGCCAGGCCATCGCCATGCAGAGCGCTGTTCTGCCGCCCGAGTTCCAGAAGATGTTCTcgcgcatgtttgacgacGCCCCGCAGGACGACTGGCGCGACGTTGAAGCCGTCATCCGCGAGGATTTTGGGGGCAGGAGCGTCGAAGAGGTCTTCGGCGTCAGCTtccgcggcgaggagggcaagggcgTCATGGAGCGGCGCGCCCGGGCGAGTGCCAGCGTCGCGCAGGTGCACTGGGCCCGCCTCCCTGACGGCCGCGAGGTGGCCATCAAGATCCAGAAGCGCGAGATCGCCAAGCAGATCAGCTGGGATCTGTGGGCGTTCAAGACGGTCGCCTGGATCTACAGCAAATGGTTCGATCTGCCGCTGTACAGCCTCGTGCCCTTTATCACGGagcggctggagctcgaGACGGACTTTCTGAATGAGGCCAAGAACTCGGAGACGATGCGCGAGCTCATACAGTCGGAGAAGAGCCTGCGCGGCAGGGTCTACGTGCCCAAGGTCTACTCGGAgttgtcgacgaggcgcgTCATGGTGACGGAGTGGATCGAGGGCATCCGGCTGTGGGACAAGCAGGGCATCAACGGGCGCTGGATGGGCGGCTACGGCAACGGATCCCCCGGCGTCCAGGGCGCGAGCCTGCAGCCCCCGGAcatggccaccgtccgcCGCGAGCTCCGCGAGCGGCCTTACGCCGAGCAGATCAAGCCGGAACGAGCCGAGTGGAAGGGCcgacgcggccgcggcggcctgggcctgtCGAGCAAGGAGGTCATGACGACCATGATCGACCTCTTCGCCGCCCAGATCTTCAAGTGGGGCGTCGTCCACTGCGACCCGCACCCGGGTAATATCTTTATCAGGCGGCTGCCCAACGGCCGCGCCGAGCTCGTGCTCATCGACCACGGGCTGTACGTGTACATGACGGACCGGTTCCGGCACCAGTACGGTGTCTTCTGGAAGGCCCTCATGACGTTCGACAATAAGACGATCGAGCGCGTCACCGAAGAGTGGGGCATCAAGGCGGCGGACCTCTTCGCGAGCGCGACGCTGCTGCGGCCGtacgagggcggcgacgagcggACGCGCAACGGGCTGAtgaaggagctcgagggcaAGACGCCTGCCGAGCGGCACTATGAGATGCAGCAGCGCATGAAGCAGGGCATCCGCGAGatgctcgccgacgaggaaaagTGGCCCAAGGAGCTCGTCTTCATTGGCCGCAATATGCGCATCGTCCAAGGCAACAACCAGTACCTCGGCAGCCCTGTCAACCGTGTCAAGATGATGGGAGAGTGGGCGAGCCGCAGCCTGTTCGAGGACCCGAACCTGCCGTGGGCGAGCCGCGCCGGTAACGCGTGGCGGCATCTTCTGTTCAAGGGCGTGCTGGCGCTGACGGACATTGCCTTTTACTTCTTCAAACTTAAGCAGtggctcggcgtcggcggcggtatggaagacgagatggagaagaggatgaaggatATTGCGCAGGActtcggcgtcgagctgcagcacgaGGTTTTTGAGGGGTAGGTTAGACCATGTGTAGATCCAGAGGCATGGGGAGAAGACAGCCAGATGGATGTACGTTTATAGAATCACGGTAGCCGGCGGTTTAGATGCGCGTTTTGCGGTTCGGGACTCGGTGCGAGTCTTATAGACGCTTACTTTTTATTGATACAGGAAAGATACCACTCATCTGTTAGATGCCGTTCGTcggggggtttttttttttttggttgcCCTGTAGTCCCCATCATGTGCTTGACCGTACTGAGCCCCGTCAAAGAAGTCGACGCTCTCGGGAAACCGGCCCAGGAAGATGTGACCTGTCATGGTGAATGTTTGGCTGCGGTTGTGGCTGCGATTTCTTCTATATGTCGTGTTCTGGGCGAGAAACCGGCCACCACACGAGGCTCGGATGTACACATCTGAGACACCCTTGATGGTCAAGGTCTCGTCCTAGCCCTTGAGAGTGGGATTACTTCCTTCcccaacaaaaaaaaagtttGAAGGCTCGCAAGACTTTACACCGTCTATCTGTAGCGAGACACTTGACGGCGTGTCTTGACCAGAGCATCAACCTCCCCAAGGCGGTGGCCGGCCGGAATTGTCATGGTTTTCGACCCGGCCTGCCGCTATTCCTTTCCTACTTGCCCGCCGTGCCTTTTTCTTTGGCACCTAAGAGGGCGTTTTGGTGCCCATATTATTGGTTCTCGCCCGTCGATTGTGTTTTTGATGGGCATAATCCTCCCAAGCCGGAGCTGGAAGAGAACGGCAACTGCCTGTAGGGCAGCAACGAGACCGAGCCAAATCCTCGTGCCCCGAAAACACTGGGGCACAGCCCTTGGTTCGCTCTTTAGGGGCAAGCAGCCGGGCTATCCTTTCACATAACGAAGGAACCTGCGGTCTGAACCGCTCTGTCGTCAACCCCTCCGTCGAGATTGCGCTTACACGCGGTATCGAGGCAGCCCACCCCTCTCGAGGGCTGACAAGGTCTCACAGCCCGTGTCCCGAGCCCTCTCTCTTGGACTCCATGTACCTGCCTTGGAGAATCGGTTCAGGGCCCCGTCTTCCTTGAAACTTCGAGCTCCTCTCACATGGGGAAACCAAAAACGGACGCAGTGATTCCTAAGCGGCGATGGGTAAGTATTGGTCCGAGGTGCGGGCTGCCCGGCTCTCTAGAGAACGTTGTAGACACGCTGTGCCTGCCATCCTCAGCCGCTAGCCAAGGAGCACACGATAGTAATACCAAATAACTCCCGCGCCAGAGGGAAAATGCATGTGTCGTGAGCCTCACGACGCCGCCCTAGTTTCCTAGTCTCAGACCAGGGCTTCTCCGAAACCGCAAAGACCGCCAAGATCACGGACCGATGCGACGCTTCGTGTCGTGATTCTTGAACCCGAGAGAAGAAACAGCCGGGAGGACCGTCACGAGAcaagagaggcagagagaaaagagaaacTGAAGCACGAGGCAATGGCGTGGCATGCAATCATATATGTGCGAATGCACAGCGTAGTAGCATGCAGGTAAACGAGCCTGAATATAGCCCGGCGCTATTGCCCTGCGGCCTGGCAGCTGAATTCCCCTAGAAGCCCCGAGgcagggagaggggggggaggaggaggctgccCGAATACcattttccctcttctttgcAATGCGTGAACATGATGTGGAATGCTTTCGCACCTCTTGCCGGAGCCTGGGGGAGTTACATTTGCAAGGCAGAAGGCCCAGACGACTGGCGGATACGGCTTGGGACAGGCGTCATGCCAGCAACTTCTATCCAAGGTACCCAGCAGAGCCGCATGGGCAAGCATCGCAGGCTTGTTCAGGTGTATAGGGCTGAGCAAACGTGAATATCCGCTGCCCAGGAAACCTTGCTGCGGACCACCCTGGCCACTTGCCAATTGGTAGGCACCGGCAGAGTGTTGATCCCGAGCGTGTATAGCCATCTTGTTGGCCAGCAGGTTCGCAGCTCAACACATCCCAGATCCAAGCCATAAGCAGCCGATAGTTTCTCGGCAGGCACGTTGATATGGCCAGTTGCCTCTCGTCAGGTGTCTACATTCCAAGCTGTTCATACAGGCCTAGGGAGGCCCGGAGATGAGATCCGCGTCCGCTGCGTTGGTTGGTGCTGCAAGTGCAGCACTGTCTGAAGAAGATGAGTTTATCTAGTCTCCCGGCTGTGGAAGCCCGGGCCGATACTGTATGGGAGCGGGAGAAGCAAAGAGCCGGCGGGCCGAGATGGATGCGGCCGAGCTCTGAATCCCCTAGGGCCGGAAGCGGTCTCCACAGCACTGTAGCTCACGGGATCTTCCCGGATCTTGTCAAATGAGACGCCAGGATTAATAGACAATGACGAACCCACCCGCTTCGCGCGACTCGACGAGCTGCACAGTAGGCCAAGTGGATATCAATTCTCACTTTTCGTCCATGTCTTGAACTGCATGAAGTTGAGTTAAGCTTGGGGGTTATAAGGGGATCAGAAAACCATGCGTTATGGGCCTGGTTCGGTTCGGAATGGATTCGGCGCCACTCAAGGAGAGACACCGGCGTCATGTCTCAGTCTCACAGCTTGATGGATAAGGTGAAGTGACGGTTTTGGGTGGGTAGCGTTAGCGAGCCAGAGCTCGGGGGCCAGAAGTTAGACTAGTAGGATAAGGGCATGCTGCGTGCGGGAAAtgaaaaaggaaaaaaaaaaagaagggaCCTGGGGCCCCTGGAATGCGGTTGTGTGTCGTTCCACATGCTAAGGCATTGTGAAATTGGAGTGCCGATCGATCTCGGACAATTTGGGAgggtttttttctttggcTGAGATGGCATGAAAGAGCGCGTGGTTAACATGAAACAAGGGCCATTTCGGCGTCGGAGGCCCATAATTCATGAGGACAGGGGGGCGGGGCCGTGGATTGGGGGAGCGAGATTATCTCTTGGGTCCGGGGGCTTCAGCTCCCGAACAAGAGATGATGGAGAGTTTTGAGTATCTAGGACGAGTGCGTTGGTGAGGCCGTGAACCCCCTGATAGATGCAAGGCCCGACACAAAGAGAAGAGACTCGACGATACCAGCCAGTGGCAGTTGTGTGTGTTGCATTGCGAGAGATCTCTGCGATTCCGAGCGTAGGAATATCAGTCGCGTGGCACGTCCGTCGTCAATTTTCCGGTTGGCGTGGACAAGGTAAGCTGGCTAGGCCGCAAGG belongs to Colletotrichum higginsianum IMI 349063 chromosome 5, whole genome shotgun sequence and includes:
- a CDS encoding ABC1 family protein — protein: MLRHSIAGLSARAPAQKCFLSASAAAVAGRQSLRNSKTIPTITTITTTTTSRLLSYTRTARIRTSSHRQALVPPSPASLGAPRKARTYPRGSKWLRRLLVLSAVGGSIYLFDRQVYASGLGRTLRTFSMGLVVALDYKVNFRPEPLTGGSVQDLHHRNAERLFELLRHNGGLYLKIGQAIAMQSAVLPPEFQKMFSRMFDDAPQDDWRDVEAVIREDFGGRSVEEVFGVSFRGEEGKGVMERRARASASVAQVHWARLPDGREVAIKIQKREIAKQISWDLWAFKTVAWIYSKWFDLPLYSLVPFITERLELETDFLNEAKNSETMRELIQSEKSLRGRVYVPKVYSELSTRRVMVTEWIEGIRLWDKQGINGRWMGGYGNGSPGVQGASLQPPDMATVRRELRERPYAEQIKPERAEWKGRRGRGGLGLSSKEVMTTMIDLFAAQIFKWGVVHCDPHPGNIFIRRLPNGRAELVLIDHGLYVYMTDRFRHQYGVFWKALMTFDNKTIERVTEEWGIKAADLFASATLLRPYEGGDERTRNGLMKELEGKTPAERHYEMQQRMKQGIREMLADEEKWPKELVFIGRNMRIVQGNNQYLGSPVNRVKMMGEWASRSLFEDPNLPWASRAGNAWRHLLFKGVLALTDIAFYFFKLKQWLGVGGGMEDEMEKRMKDIAQDFGVELQHEVFEG